The following are from one region of the Capsicum annuum cultivar UCD-10X-F1 chromosome 1, UCD10Xv1.1, whole genome shotgun sequence genome:
- the LOC107868673 gene encoding uncharacterized protein LOC107868673, protein MYLKDMVTKKVKQLDVDTITLIMECNSVVLQKIAMKCKESGSFTLLIQIGDSPVVHALYNLGECINLMLLSMLNTLGVGKLRPCSVLLQMDDRKIVHLEGIIEDVLIKVDGKSEYWKSKLRNMKNINYGVPKPS, encoded by the exons ATGTACTTGAAGGACATGGTGACTAAAAAAGTAAAGCAACTGGATGTTGATACCATAACACTTATTATGGAGTGCAACTCAGTGGTATTGCAGAAGATTGCCATGAAGTGTAAGGAATCAGGGAGTTTCACTCTCCTTATTCAGATTGGTGACAGCCCAGTGGTCCATGCACTGTACAATTTAGGGGAATGCATTAATTTGATGCTCTTATCAATGTTAAACACTCTTGGTGTTGGGAAGCTGAGACCATGCTCTGTGCTACTCCAAATGGATGACCGAAAAATAGTCCATTTGGaaggaatcattgaggatgtGCTCATCAAG gttgatgggaagtctgagtattgGAAATCAAAGCTAAGGAACATGAAGAATATTAATTATGGGGTCCCCAAACCCTCTTGA